Proteins from one Candidatus Zymogenaceae bacterium genomic window:
- a CDS encoding HAD-IA family hydrolase, giving the protein MSLNGKREVDLFLFDLDGTLADSKKDLAAAINHALKSLGMNPLTEDEIVTLVGSGISKMLKNAAGENEEEKFNTMRSYIEYLDSHLLDHTVPFPGVMDTLSNLEKKKAVVTNKLNYMAEKVLSGLELLPYIDLIIGSDSTPKMKPEPEPILLALEKFGTDPARTVMVGDTVDDIESARAAGVIACGVTYGFGTRDSLEEAGAHVIIDRITDLDDYFE; this is encoded by the coding sequence ATGAGCCTGAACGGAAAGCGGGAAGTGGACCTGTTCCTCTTCGATCTGGACGGAACCCTGGCGGACTCGAAAAAGGACCTGGCCGCCGCCATCAACCACGCCCTGAAAAGCCTGGGGATGAACCCCCTGACTGAAGACGAGATCGTGACGCTGGTGGGAAGCGGCATCTCGAAGATGCTCAAAAACGCCGCGGGGGAGAACGAGGAGGAGAAGTTCAACACCATGCGCTCCTACATCGAATACCTGGATTCGCATCTTCTGGATCACACCGTCCCCTTCCCCGGCGTGATGGATACCCTGTCAAATCTCGAAAAGAAAAAGGCGGTGGTCACCAACAAGCTCAACTACATGGCCGAAAAGGTCCTCTCGGGCCTGGAGCTTTTACCCTATATCGATTTGATCATCGGGTCGGACAGCACCCCCAAGATGAAGCCGGAGCCGGAGCCGATCCTGTTGGCCCTGGAGAAATTCGGGACCGATCCCGCCCGGACGGTGATGGTGGGGGACACGGTGGACGACATCGAATCCGCCCGTGCCGCCGGCGTCATCGCCTGCGGGGTGACCTACGGCTTCGGCACCCGGGACTCCCTGGAGGAGGCGGGCGCCCATGTGATCATCGATCGCATCACCGACCTCGACGACTACTTCGAATAG